Proteins encoded by one window of Dietzia sp. B32:
- a CDS encoding NAD(P)/FAD-dependent oxidoreductase, which translates to MTETQQAPADRGPGGPDVDRVQPDTVAERWLTAFDDALQSGDPGRAAELFDTDGYWRDFVAFTWNLRTLEGRDQIRDMLSDQLAAVEPSGWALDEPATDSDGVVEAWVRFETGAGRGWGHLRLRDGRAWTLLTTLQELKGHEEKKRHSRDQGVEHVVTRGRKTWLEQKTERQETLGYTEQPYAVIIGGGQGGIGLAARLKRLGVPTIVIEKNERAGDSWRKRYKSLHLHDPVWYDHLPYIPFPEDWPVFPAKDKVGDWLEHYTAIMDLDYWSGTECLRADFDEDSGTWRVEVDRRGEKVTLRPTQLVFALGVSGYPNVPRFEGSEDFTGQQWHSSEFTGEGDVAGKRAVVIGSNNSAHDICAALWDHGAHVTMVQRSSTHISRSESLMSLALGPLYSEEALDAGVTTEKADMLFASWPYRLLPGAQIPVYEQMAEKDAEFYQQLREVGFDLDFGEDGSGLFLKYLRRGSGYYIDVGASQLLIDGEVALESGQVSRILPDGVELDDGRTLPADIIVYATGYGSMNQWLVDLVSEEVADRVGKVWGYGSDTTRDPGPWEGELRNMWKPTNVEQLWIHGGNLHQSRHYSRYLALQLKARMEGIPTPVYKLQEAHHTC; encoded by the coding sequence ATGACCGAGACTCAGCAAGCACCGGCAGACCGCGGCCCCGGGGGTCCGGACGTCGACCGCGTTCAACCGGACACAGTGGCCGAACGGTGGTTGACGGCCTTCGACGATGCCCTGCAGTCGGGGGACCCGGGTCGGGCGGCCGAGCTGTTCGACACCGACGGGTACTGGCGCGACTTCGTCGCCTTCACCTGGAACCTCAGGACACTCGAGGGTCGCGACCAGATCCGCGACATGCTGAGCGACCAGCTCGCCGCCGTCGAACCGTCCGGGTGGGCCCTCGACGAGCCCGCCACCGACAGCGACGGGGTGGTGGAGGCGTGGGTGCGTTTCGAGACGGGCGCGGGCCGCGGGTGGGGCCATCTGCGCCTACGGGACGGGCGGGCATGGACGCTCCTGACGACCTTGCAGGAACTCAAGGGCCACGAGGAGAAAAAGCGGCACAGTCGCGACCAGGGGGTGGAGCACGTCGTCACCCGGGGCCGGAAGACCTGGCTCGAACAGAAGACCGAGCGCCAGGAGACCCTCGGGTACACCGAGCAGCCCTACGCCGTCATCATCGGCGGAGGCCAGGGTGGTATCGGGCTCGCCGCTCGTCTCAAGCGCCTCGGGGTGCCCACCATCGTCATCGAGAAGAACGAACGGGCGGGTGACTCATGGCGCAAGCGCTACAAGTCGCTCCACCTGCACGACCCGGTCTGGTACGACCACCTGCCGTACATCCCTTTCCCCGAAGACTGGCCGGTGTTCCCCGCGAAGGACAAGGTCGGTGACTGGCTCGAGCACTACACCGCGATCATGGATCTCGACTACTGGTCAGGGACGGAGTGCCTCAGGGCGGACTTCGACGAGGACTCCGGGACGTGGCGGGTCGAGGTCGACCGCCGTGGCGAGAAGGTCACGCTGCGCCCGACCCAACTCGTGTTTGCGCTCGGGGTGTCGGGATACCCGAACGTCCCGCGGTTCGAGGGCTCGGAGGACTTCACCGGCCAGCAGTGGCACTCGTCCGAGTTCACGGGCGAGGGCGACGTCGCGGGCAAGCGGGCCGTGGTGATCGGATCGAACAACTCGGCTCACGACATCTGCGCCGCTCTGTGGGATCACGGTGCGCACGTCACGATGGTGCAGCGCTCATCCACGCACATCTCCCGCAGTGAATCCCTGATGTCCCTCGCACTGGGTCCTCTCTACTCGGAAGAGGCTCTCGATGCCGGTGTGACCACGGAGAAGGCGGACATGCTCTTCGCCTCGTGGCCCTACCGGCTGCTCCCGGGGGCGCAGATCCCGGTCTACGAGCAGATGGCGGAGAAGGACGCGGAGTTCTACCAGCAGTTGCGCGAGGTGGGATTCGACCTCGACTTCGGGGAGGACGGTTCCGGTCTGTTCCTCAAGTACCTCAGGCGCGGGTCGGGTTACTACATCGACGTCGGTGCGAGTCAGCTGTTGATCGACGGTGAGGTCGCGCTCGAGAGCGGGCAGGTGTCGCGGATCCTGCCCGACGGCGTCGAGCTCGACGACGGCCGGACCCTTCCGGCGGACATCATCGTGTACGCCACCGGGTACGGATCGATGAACCAGTGGCTCGTGGACCTGGTCTCTGAAGAAGTTGCCGACCGGGTGGGCAAGGTGTGGGGTTACGGGTCGGACACGACGCGCGACCCGGGACCGTGGGAGGGCGAGCTGCGCAACATGTGGAAGCCGACCAACGTCGAGCAACTGTGGATCCACGGGGGCAACCTGCATCAGTCCCGCCACTACTCGAGGTATCTCGCGCTGCAGCTCAAGGCCCGGATGGAGGGTATTCCGACGCCCGTCTACAAGCTGCAGGAGGCTCACCACACCTGTTGA
- a CDS encoding helix-turn-helix domain-containing protein, with protein MSLHATLRFSDPGAFAAQSIRAHESALAGGLPPDLDSRLLRAWRRSGEAGVSPDQELPASVLSGDELVTARADTPLRHIADDVVSSLADTSAAGRHVVVVSDVRGRVLWRSGSAQVLRRADSIAFAEGADWSERGIGANGISMALDAGTLTHATAGEHFVRAHHGWTCTASPIRDPHGRVLGVLDVSHPLRFSCAETVSLVRCGVRLAETLLTARGTATPAVAPGPDAPGPHDPHSEPDGTRSPVTSIRLLGWKPAVVRADGTSVALTPRRAELLALLASREAWSARALSEALYDDGSATTTVRGEVRRLRQATGLSIGSQPYCLAAHERQCVDYLSVEHPDDLLPDSEIPAIVDLRYGI; from the coding sequence ATGTCGTTGCACGCGACGTTGCGGTTCTCCGACCCGGGGGCGTTCGCGGCGCAGTCGATCAGGGCGCACGAGTCCGCCCTGGCCGGTGGGCTCCCCCCCGATCTGGACTCACGGCTCCTGCGCGCATGGAGGCGCAGCGGGGAGGCCGGCGTCTCCCCCGACCAGGAACTCCCGGCGAGCGTGCTGTCCGGCGACGAACTCGTGACCGCTCGAGCGGACACCCCGCTGCGTCACATCGCGGACGACGTCGTCTCCTCACTGGCGGACACCTCCGCGGCCGGGCGACACGTGGTCGTCGTCTCCGATGTCCGTGGTCGCGTGCTCTGGCGCTCGGGCAGTGCGCAGGTGCTCCGTCGGGCGGACTCGATCGCGTTCGCCGAGGGGGCCGACTGGTCCGAGCGGGGTATCGGCGCCAACGGGATCTCGATGGCGCTGGACGCAGGGACGCTCACGCACGCCACTGCGGGGGAGCACTTCGTGCGCGCCCACCACGGGTGGACGTGTACGGCGAGTCCCATCAGGGACCCCCACGGACGGGTCCTCGGTGTCCTCGACGTCTCGCATCCCCTCCGGTTCTCGTGCGCCGAGACCGTCTCGCTGGTCCGGTGCGGTGTCCGGCTCGCCGAGACGCTGTTGACCGCCCGGGGCACCGCGACCCCCGCCGTCGCCCCCGGGCCGGATGCCCCCGGCCCGCACGACCCACATTCCGAACCCGATGGGACGCGCTCCCCCGTGACCTCGATCCGTCTTCTCGGGTGGAAGCCGGCGGTGGTCCGTGCCGACGGGACCTCCGTCGCCCTGACCCCGAGGCGGGCAGAACTCCTCGCGCTCCTGGCCTCGCGGGAGGCGTGGTCAGCGCGCGCCCTGTCCGAGGCCCTCTATGACGACGGGTCCGCCACGACCACGGTGAGGGGCGAGGTCCGGAGACTTCGCCAGGCCACCGGTCTGAGCATCGGATCGCAGCCCTACTGTCTGGCGGCGCACGAGCGGCAGTGTGTGGACTACTTGTCCGTCGAGCATCCTGATGACCTCCTGCCGGACTCGGAAATCCCGGCGATCGTCGACCTGCGGTACGGGATCTGA